From Triticum aestivum cultivar Chinese Yumai mitochondrion, complete genome, a single genomic window includes:
- the nad3 gene encoding nad3, translated as MSEFAPICIYLVISPLVSLIPLGVPFPFASNSSTYPEKLSAYECGSDPSGDARSRFDIRFYLVPILFIIPDPEVTFSFPWAVPPNKIDLFGSWSMMAFLLILTIGSLYEWKRGASDRE; from the coding sequence ATGTCGGAATTTGCACCTATTTGTATCTATTTAGTGATCAGTCCGCTAGTTTCTTTGATTCCACTCGGTGTTCCTTTTCCATTTGCTTCCAATAGTTCGACCTATCCAGAAAAATTGTCGGCCTACGAATGTGGTTCCGATCCCTCCGGTGATGCCAGAAGTCGTTTCGATATACGATTTTATCTGGTTCCTATTTTATTTATTATCCCTGATCCGGAAGTCACCTTTTCTTTTCCTTGGGCAGTACCTCCTAACAAGATTGATCTGTTTGGATCTTGGTCCATGATGGCCTTTTTATTGATTTTGACGATTGGATCTCTCTATGAATGGAAAAGGGGTGCTTCGGATCGGGAGTAA
- the atp8-1 gene encoding atp8-1 yields MPQLDKLTYFSQFFWLCLLLFTFYILLFNNNNGILGISRILKLRNQLLSHRGGEIRSKDPKNLEDISRKGFSTGLSYMYSSLSEVSQWCKTVDYLGKRRKITLISDFGEISGSRGMERQILYLISKSSYNTSSSRITCWKNIMLTHVPHGQGSIIS; encoded by the coding sequence ATGCCTCAACTTGATAAATTAACTTATTTCTCACAATTCTTCTGGTTATGTCTTCTCCTCTTTACTTTTTATATTCTCTTATTTAATAATAATAATGGAATACTTGGAATTAGTAGAATTCTCAAACTACGGAACCAACTGCTTTCGCACCGGGGGGGCGAGATCCGGAGCAAGGACCCTAAGAATCTGGAAGATATCTCGAGAAAAGGTTTTAGCACCGGTCTCTCATATATGTACTCCAGTTTATCCGAAGTATCCCAATGGTGTAAGACCGTCGACTATTTGGGAAAAAGGAGGAAAATCACTCTGATCTCTGATTTCGGAGAAATAAGTGGCTCACGAGGAATGGAGAGACAGATTCTCTATTTGATCTCGAAGTCCTCATATAACACTTCTTCCAGTCGGATCACTTGTTGGAAAAACATAATGCTCACACATGTTCCACACGGGCAAGGAAGCATAATATCATGA
- the rps12 gene encoding rps12, translated as MPTKNQLIRHGREEKRRTDRTRASDQCPQKQGVCLRVSTRTPKKPNSALRKIAKVRLSNRHDIFAHIPGEGHNSQEHSIVLVRGGRVKDSPGVKSHRIRGVKDLLGIPDRRKGRSKYGAERPKSK; from the coding sequence ATGCCTACAAAAAATCAATTGATTCGTCATGGTAGAGAAGAAAAACGGCGCACGGACCGTACTCGAGCTTCGGATCAATGTCCCCAGAAGCAAGGAGTATGCCTGCGTGTTTCGACGAGAACACCGAAAAAACCTAATTCAGCTCTACGTAAGATAGCAAAAGTACGGTTGAGCAATCGACATGATATATTTGCTCACATTCCAGGCGAAGGTCATAATTCGCAGGAACATTCTATAGTCTTAGTCAGAGGAGGTAGAGTGAAAGATTCGCCAGGTGTGAAATCCCATCGTATTCGAGGAGTCAAGGATTTGCTGGGAATTCCGGATCGTAGAAAGGGAAGATCTAAATATGGTGCAGAAAGACCTAAATCGAAATGA
- the mttB gene encoding mttB translates to MPQIHFSFELLIFLNFAPETFLGEVRIRSVRILIGLGLTWFTRYWFPEESISPLAKPFITLPLDSYFVCTQSTEAPPTYVATSSIACSYFVFPLISHQIWCFSIPSCYGEQRQKYNRILHLSGSRFSLFLLLTPPRVVPNVWHFPYFVGATSTNSLMIKLQPKIYDYIMLTVRILFIPSVCSQVPVIVICLPEPRGLSVETFTSNRRFLMVFPLFTAALSTPPDIWCQTVAPFLIYSIIEFAIFVALIVQVREEGWTSRMRESGSIEKKEE, encoded by the coding sequence ATGCCTCAAATTCATTTTTCCTTTGAATTACTCATTTTTTTGAATTTCGCACCGGAAACTTTTCTAGGAGAAGTTCGAATCCGTTCCGTTCGGATATTGATCGGTCTTGGTTTGACATGGTTTACGCGTTACTGGTTCCCGGAAGAGTCAATTTCTCCATTAGCTAAACCCTTTATTACCCTACCTTTGGACTCGTATTTTGTTTGTACACAATCAACGGAGGCCCCCCCGACATATGTTGCAACGTCTTCAATAGCATGCTCTTACTTCGTCTTTCCCTTAATAAGTCATCAAATTTGGTGCTTTTCGATCCCCAGTTGCTATGGGGAACAAAGGCAGAAATACAATAGAATCCTCCATTTAAGTGGTTCTCGCTTCTCCTTGTTCCTGCTCCTAACTCCTCCCCGGGTAGTTCCCAATGTTTGGCACTTTCCATACTTCGTGGGTGCAACATCAACAAATTCGCTCATGATCAAGTTACAACCTAAGATCTATGACTATATTATGTTAACTGTTCGTATTTTGTTCATTCCATCGGTATGCTCCCAGGTACCTGTAATTGTGATCTGTTTGCCAGAACCAAGGGGTCTTTCTGTGGAAACCTTCACGAGCAATCGTCGTTTTTTGATGGTTTTTCCGCTTTTCACAGCTGCTCTTTCCACACCCCCGGATATCTGGTGCCAAACCGTCGCCCCTTTCCTTATATATTCGATAATCGAGTTTGCTATCTTTGTGGCATTGATTGTACAAGTTCGTGAAGAGGGCTGGACGAGTAGAATGAGGGAAAGCGGCTCGATCGAGAAAAAAGAGGAGTAG